The Pseudodesulfovibrio sp. zrk46 genome contains a region encoding:
- a CDS encoding sigma-54 dependent transcriptional regulator, translated as MRKMIVITRDGSRSEEIGDLLDQDEHILTETSTSASEIDDDREIDTLFVDVDALLAKDKSIAKALEGLWSHYPSAAIVVMADEDNTGAAVDAVKAGAFDYLTHPIEKEELDLVVEKVRESDVLQSELDYLRGQFWNEDSLEYVDTRSKAMRDVFLKIRQVAGTRTTVLLTGETGTGKSLIAKLIHAHSNRKDMPFISVHCGAIPDTLVESELFGHEKGAFTGAVRRKLGKFELAHGGTIFLDEIGTVSQSVQVKLLNVIQERVIQRVGGENDIPVDVRIIAATNEDMKQLCEEGKFRRDLFYRLNVFPVRIPSLRERLEDIPRLSEGFIRQFNGLLNTEIKGLHPQVLDTLLEYEWPGNVRELENVIERACILETEEVLHAESFPPDLMDTQGEVVTSPVKTDLPLKEARQITVDKFEKQYLSSLLEQCNGVIKTTAEKAGVTTRQLNKLMNRHGLQRSDFKKRNL; from the coding sequence ATGAGAAAAATGATCGTGATTACGCGCGATGGAAGTCGTTCGGAAGAGATAGGCGACCTGCTCGACCAGGATGAGCATATCCTGACTGAGACCAGCACCAGTGCATCGGAGATCGATGACGATCGAGAGATAGACACGCTCTTTGTTGACGTGGATGCCTTGCTCGCGAAGGACAAGTCAATTGCGAAAGCGCTGGAAGGGTTGTGGTCTCACTATCCCTCTGCTGCCATCGTTGTCATGGCCGACGAAGATAACACCGGGGCCGCGGTCGATGCGGTCAAGGCGGGCGCTTTCGACTATCTTACCCATCCTATTGAGAAGGAAGAGCTTGATCTCGTCGTCGAGAAGGTGCGCGAGTCCGATGTGCTTCAGTCGGAGCTGGACTATCTGCGCGGTCAATTCTGGAACGAAGATTCTCTTGAGTACGTGGACACTCGCAGCAAGGCCATGCGGGATGTCTTTTTAAAGATCAGGCAGGTGGCAGGTACTCGCACAACCGTGCTGCTTACCGGCGAGACCGGAACCGGAAAAAGCCTGATCGCCAAGCTGATCCATGCCCACAGTAACCGCAAGGACATGCCGTTCATCAGTGTCCACTGTGGCGCCATCCCCGATACGCTCGTAGAGAGCGAACTCTTCGGGCATGAAAAAGGGGCCTTCACCGGGGCTGTGCGCCGTAAGCTGGGCAAATTCGAGCTGGCCCATGGCGGCACCATTTTTCTGGATGAGATCGGCACTGTCAGTCAGTCGGTGCAGGTAAAACTCCTCAACGTCATTCAGGAGCGGGTAATCCAGCGAGTGGGCGGCGAAAACGACATTCCAGTCGATGTGCGAATCATTGCCGCTACCAATGAGGATATGAAGCAACTGTGCGAGGAAGGAAAATTCCGGCGCGATCTGTTTTACCGGCTCAACGTCTTTCCTGTGCGAATCCCCTCCCTGCGAGAACGGTTGGAAGACATCCCCAGACTGTCAGAAGGGTTTATCCGGCAGTTCAATGGTCTACTCAATACGGAAATCAAAGGTCTCCATCCTCAGGTCCTTGATACCCTGCTGGAATACGAGTGGCCCGGCAACGTCCGTGAACTGGAGAATGTCATCGAGCGCGCCTGCATTCTTGAAACCGAGGAAGTATTGCACGCCGAGAGTTTTCCCCCTGATCTTATGGACACCCAGGGAGAAGTGGTGACATCTCCGGTTAAGACAGACTTGCCACTCAAAGAAGCGCGCCAGATCACGGTGGATAAATTCGAGAAGCAATATCTCTCCAGCCTGCTTGAACAATGCAACGGTGTCATCAAAACCACTGCCGAGAAGGCCGGTGTGACCACCCGGCAGTTGAATAAATTGATGAATCGTCATGGACTTCAGAGGTCTGATTTCAAAAAGCGGAATCTTTAG